The proteins below are encoded in one region of Elusimicrobiota bacterium:
- the rpe gene encoding ribulose-phosphate 3-epimerase: protein MRVAIAPSLLSADFSDLKADIKKCENAGIKILHVDVMDGHFVPNITIGPVVVESLRKSTDMILDTHLMISNPENYIELFANAGSDWITFHIEAAKKPLEIIRKIKKHKLKAGISINPSTPVSKIKKYLNEVDLVLVMSVNPGFGGQKFMPEALPKISELKKQRSAGRRKYKIEVDGGINFSTIGDVVKAGVDIVVAGNSVFKSEYGIKNSIKKMNKVANVF from the coding sequence ATGAGAGTAGCTATTGCACCATCTCTATTATCGGCAGATTTCTCGGATTTAAAAGCGGATATAAAGAAATGTGAGAATGCAGGTATAAAAATTCTGCATGTAGATGTTATGGACGGTCATTTTGTCCCGAATATAACAATAGGTCCGGTTGTTGTAGAATCGTTAAGAAAAAGCACAGATATGATTTTAGATACGCATTTAATGATATCAAATCCGGAAAATTATATTGAACTGTTTGCAAATGCAGGAAGTGATTGGATTACATTTCATATTGAGGCTGCAAAAAAACCGCTGGAAATTATTAGAAAAATAAAAAAACATAAATTAAAAGCAGGGATTTCCATTAACCCGTCTACGCCGGTTTCAAAAATAAAGAAGTATCTTAATGAGGTTGATTTAGTTCTTGTTATGAGTGTCAATCCCGGTTTTGGCGGACAAAAGTTTATGCCGGAAGCACTGCCAAAAATCAGTGAATTAAAAAAACAACGGTCTGCGGGCAGGAGAAAATACAAAATAGAGGTTGACGGTGGGATAAATTTTAGTACAATAGGAGATGTTGTAAAAGCAGGTGTTGATATTGTTGTAGCAGGCAATTCAGTTTTTAAATCTGAATACGGGATAAAAAACAGTATAAAAAAAATGAACAAAGTTGCAAATGTTTTTTAA
- a CDS encoding PASTA domain-containing protein yields the protein MKKILEWILLLLILGIVGFVGLNRLINALIHSKQDRIVPNLIGKNIADALDELSSLNLFLKKTGEDFNVNMPAGMIISQTPSAGSVIKENRAINIIVSSGGEVIFVPNLTNQTVRTAQVLLRKNGLDFGEQDEKYSEVIEKDRIISQSPLPRSPIQKNGLVNIVVSLGIPPEGVLVIPDFVGKNITEAENWAKQNNITIKSINKISDSSVAENTIIKQTPEEGIAINKNQSVEFWIAIKLE from the coding sequence ATGAAAAAAATACTTGAATGGATTTTACTGTTGCTTATATTAGGTATCGTCGGGTTTGTAGGGTTAAATCGTCTTATTAATGCTCTTATTCATAGTAAACAAGACAGGATAGTTCCAAACCTTATCGGCAAGAACATAGCTGATGCGTTGGATGAGTTGTCATCGTTGAATTTATTTTTAAAAAAAACCGGGGAAGATTTTAATGTTAATATGCCTGCCGGTATGATAATTTCGCAGACACCGTCTGCCGGAAGTGTAATAAAAGAAAACAGGGCAATTAATATAATAGTTTCTTCCGGCGGTGAAGTTATATTTGTCCCGAATTTAACAAACCAGACAGTGCGTACTGCACAGGTGCTTTTAAGGAAGAATGGACTGGATTTTGGAGAGCAGGACGAAAAATATTCTGAGGTCATTGAAAAAGACAGGATAATTTCACAAAGTCCTTTACCCCGTTCTCCTATCCAAAAAAACGGGCTTGTTAATATAGTGGTTTCGTTAGGTATACCTCCGGAAGGAGTTTTGGTAATTCCGGATTTTGTCGGTAAAAATATTACTGAAGCAGAAAATTGGGCTAAACAAAATAATATCACGATAAAAAGTATAAATAAAATCAGTGATTCATCAGTTGCAGAAAATACAATAATCAAGCAGACACCTGAAGAAGGGATTGCAATTAATAAAAATCAATCAGTTGAATTTTGGATTGCTATAAAATTGGAGTAG
- the htpX gene encoding zinc metalloprotease HtpX: MNGFKTFLLMLTMMVLFLFIGNVIGGQRGMLTAFMFAAVMNFVMYWFSDKIVLAMYRAKPVSEKEAPEIYSIIRKLITKANIAMPKVYILPMETPNAFATGRNPEHSAVAVTKGILEILDEEELSGVIAHELSHITHRDILVATIAATMAGAISMLARMVQWAAIFGGGSRNDRDRNGGGIGLLAMAIIAPIAALLIQLAISRSREYGADEGAAKLTGKPLFLASALKKLESYSKQIPSKIEPSTAHMFIVNPLHGGSFLKLFSTHPPIQERVKRLEKLSEIKMPKVIY; this comes from the coding sequence ATGAATGGTTTTAAAACATTTTTATTGATGTTAACGATGATGGTTCTTTTTCTTTTTATTGGAAACGTTATTGGCGGGCAGCGCGGGATGCTGACTGCTTTTATGTTTGCTGCTGTTATGAATTTTGTTATGTATTGGTTTTCAGATAAGATTGTTCTTGCAATGTATCGTGCTAAACCTGTATCGGAGAAAGAAGCACCTGAAATATATAGCATAATCAGAAAACTTATAACGAAAGCGAATATTGCAATGCCGAAAGTATATATCTTACCTATGGAAACTCCGAATGCTTTTGCAACCGGAAGAAATCCGGAACATTCGGCAGTTGCTGTAACGAAAGGGATTTTAGAGATACTCGATGAAGAAGAGCTCTCCGGGGTTATTGCTCACGAGCTTTCGCATATAACGCACAGGGATATTTTAGTGGCGACAATTGCGGCGACAATGGCCGGTGCAATTTCAATGCTTGCCCGTATGGTGCAGTGGGCTGCAATTTTTGGCGGCGGTTCAAGAAACGACAGGGACAGGAACGGCGGCGGGATTGGTTTGTTAGCGATGGCTATAATAGCGCCAATCGCAGCACTTTTGATTCAACTTGCAATTTCCAGGTCTCGTGAATATGGTGCAGATGAAGGTGCGGCAAAATTAACAGGGAAACCGCTTTTTCTTGCATCAGCGCTTAAAAAACTGGAAAGTTATTCCAAACAGATACCGTCAAAAATTGAACCATCAACTGCTCACATGTTTATCGTTAATCCTTTGCACGGTGGTTCATTTTTAAAATTATTTTCAACCCATCCTCCGATACAAGAAAGAGTAAAACGGTTGGAAAAACTTTCTGAAATTAAAATGCCGAAAGTCATTTATTAG
- the fmt gene encoding methionyl-tRNA formyltransferase produces MKIVFFGTPEYAKPICEYLLKNETVVAAVTKQDTPANRHLNIQICPVKELSCRNNLLVFTPAKLKDENFVFELLSLKPDLAIVVAYGKILPKILLDVFPMGCVNIHYSILPKYRGAAPIQWAIINNENETGVTSFFMDEGLDTGKIIFQKKIQVCKDDDTIKLREKLIPVAIDVLKETLALIKNGEKGTIQAGIPSFAPPLKKENGKIDWKKSAEDICNLVRGTKPWPGAYLEIIDKDLKIKRLKIIETEVFLLSCNQQDDYVPGSVISIQKNIGFVVKCGTGYLLVKSIQPASKNIMSAWSFLQGQNLKIGDKLS; encoded by the coding sequence ATGAAAATAGTTTTTTTTGGAACGCCGGAATATGCAAAACCGATTTGTGAATATTTACTTAAAAATGAAACTGTAGTAGCTGCAGTTACTAAACAGGACACTCCTGCCAATAGACATCTAAATATTCAGATATGTCCCGTAAAAGAGCTTTCTTGTAGAAATAATTTGCTGGTATTTACTCCTGCTAAACTTAAAGACGAAAATTTTGTTTTTGAGTTGTTAAGTCTTAAACCGGACCTTGCAATAGTAGTTGCATATGGGAAGATTTTACCGAAAATATTACTTGATGTTTTCCCGATGGGCTGTGTAAATATTCATTATTCGATTCTTCCCAAATACAGGGGTGCTGCACCTATCCAGTGGGCAATAATTAATAATGAAAATGAGACGGGTGTTACAAGTTTTTTTATGGACGAGGGACTGGATACGGGAAAAATAATATTTCAGAAAAAAATCCAGGTTTGTAAAGATGACGATACAATAAAACTACGAGAAAAGCTGATACCGGTTGCTATAGATGTCTTAAAAGAAACACTTGCCCTGATAAAAAACGGGGAAAAAGGTACAATTCAGGCTGGTATACCGAGTTTTGCGCCTCCTTTGAAAAAAGAGAATGGTAAAATTGACTGGAAAAAATCTGCTGAAGATATTTGTAATTTAGTCCGGGGGACAAAACCCTGGCCCGGTGCATACTTGGAAATTATTGATAAAGATTTAAAGATTAAAAGATTAAAAATTATTGAAACTGAAGTTTTTCTATTATCTTGTAACCAACAAGATGATTATGTGCCAGGTTCAGTTATTTCAATTCAAAAAAACATTGGTTTTGTTGTTAAATGCGGCACCGGTTATTTACTTGTGAAATCAATTCAACCTGCCTCAAAAAATATTATGTCTGCCTGGTCATTCCTGCAAGGACAAAACCTGAAAATCGGCGATAAATTATCTTGA
- the def gene encoding peptide deformylase — translation MAILQIKKYPDKILKVKTAEITRLDEKLLKLSKDMIETMYFFNGIGLAANQVGELKSVFVADIKPEGKRKPVVLFNPCVLSSTGKCSIEEGCLSFPGISAKIKRAQKIIVSGITYDGKEVKWEVDGLMARVFQHEIDHLNGIALFDKVSLIKRWKLKKEYFKKR, via the coding sequence ATGGCTATTTTACAGATAAAAAAATATCCGGATAAAATACTAAAGGTAAAAACAGCAGAAATTACCCGGCTTGATGAGAAGTTATTAAAACTTTCAAAAGATATGATTGAAACGATGTATTTTTTCAATGGAATTGGACTTGCTGCTAATCAGGTAGGTGAATTAAAAAGTGTTTTTGTGGCAGATATAAAACCGGAGGGAAAACGAAAACCGGTAGTACTTTTTAACCCTTGTGTTTTATCGTCTACTGGCAAGTGCTCGATTGAAGAAGGTTGCCTTTCCTTTCCGGGTATCTCGGCAAAAATAAAGCGGGCACAGAAGATAATAGTTTCCGGTATAACTTATGATGGAAAAGAAGTAAAATGGGAAGTTGATGGCTTAATGGCAAGGGTATTTCAGCATGAAATAGACCATCTCAACGGGATTGCTTTGTTTGATAAGGTTAGCCTTATCAAAAGATGGAAATTGAAAAAGGAATATTTTAAAAAGAGATGA
- the priA gene encoding primosomal protein N' codes for MILEVALPINIYKNFDYIADTDVKIGCRVVVPFNKKKLTGFVVAVKEKSELSLKKIIKVVDNEPFINNELMQLADWISKYYLCSLGSALNLILPQTSKLPSKEIEILNRRLSSDSLITHNLEQQSAIEKIILSLQISRQKTFLLYGMNDSGKTEIYVQTIEWCLNNNKSAIYLVPDVSLLSQFRELLRIRFGDKLGIWHSGLTQKEKNDFFNRLKSDKIKIVLGTRSAIFLPLKNPKLFILDEEDDDFYKNIQTPKYHAKDVAIQRAKIESGIVILGSATPSIKTYYETKTGEIEVLKLSARIDNRPMPKISIIDLKYTQKFAITKPLKYAITNAILQNKQVFLLINRRGWATIIKCSSCGNIVRCPKCSIPLVAHKNPAKLLCHYCGYKQDFYKSCPVCNSSVIYYGYGTEKVEEIVKGLFPTTKVLRMDADSEITYSEMFHIMKSGKPCVLIGTQIVAKGFDFPDMTLVGIINAYSGLYSADFRSAERTFSLITHSIGRCGRGSSSGQVVIQTENPEHYAIKYAAEFDYESFYKNEVEFRKEFSWPPFSKMINITISGKNENDVICESEAIADKLEKIKNLVVLGPVPKITSFLAGKYRWQILLKFQESDFPDISSRLLELDESHHKKKVNVVFDIDPLETV; via the coding sequence ATGATTTTAGAAGTAGCGCTTCCTATAAATATTTATAAAAATTTTGATTATATTGCTGATACTGATGTTAAAATCGGATGCAGGGTTGTTGTCCCGTTTAATAAGAAAAAATTAACCGGTTTTGTCGTTGCGGTTAAAGAAAAATCGGAATTATCGCTCAAAAAAATAATAAAAGTTGTTGATAATGAACCGTTTATAAATAATGAATTAATGCAGCTTGCAGATTGGATTTCTAAATATTATTTATGTTCATTAGGTAGTGCCTTAAACCTCATTCTACCCCAGACCAGTAAACTACCGTCAAAAGAAATAGAAATATTAAACAGGCGGCTCTCTTCAGATTCTTTAATTACACACAATTTAGAGCAGCAATCAGCGATTGAAAAAATAATTTTGTCATTACAAATATCACGTCAAAAAACATTTCTTTTATACGGGATGAACGATTCCGGTAAAACAGAAATCTATGTTCAAACTATTGAATGGTGTCTTAATAATAATAAATCAGCAATATACCTTGTACCTGATGTTTCGCTGCTTAGTCAATTCAGGGAATTATTGCGTATACGTTTTGGTGATAAATTAGGTATTTGGCACAGTGGTTTAACTCAAAAGGAAAAGAACGATTTTTTTAATCGTCTTAAGTCAGATAAGATTAAAATTGTTTTAGGTACCCGTTCAGCGATATTTTTACCGTTAAAAAACCCCAAACTTTTCATACTTGACGAAGAAGATGATGATTTTTATAAGAATATCCAGACGCCTAAATATCACGCTAAAGATGTTGCAATACAAAGAGCAAAAATAGAAAGTGGCATTGTAATTCTCGGGTCGGCGACCCCGTCAATTAAAACATATTACGAAACAAAAACCGGTGAGATAGAAGTTTTAAAATTGTCTGCAAGAATTGATAACAGGCCTATGCCGAAAATCAGTATCATTGATTTAAAATATACACAAAAATTTGCAATCACAAAACCACTTAAGTATGCTATAACAAATGCTATATTGCAGAATAAACAGGTTTTTTTATTGATAAATAGACGAGGCTGGGCGACAATTATAAAATGTAGCAGTTGCGGTAATATTGTAAGGTGTCCAAAGTGTTCAATACCGTTAGTTGCGCATAAAAATCCGGCAAAACTTTTATGTCATTACTGCGGATACAAACAGGATTTTTATAAATCTTGTCCTGTCTGTAACAGTAGTGTTATTTATTATGGGTATGGTACGGAAAAAGTTGAAGAAATTGTAAAAGGACTTTTCCCGACTACAAAAGTGTTAAGAATGGACGCCGATTCGGAAATCACCTATTCCGAAATGTTTCATATTATGAAATCTGGCAAACCCTGTGTTTTAATTGGTACCCAGATTGTTGCAAAAGGGTTTGATTTTCCCGATATGACTTTAGTTGGTATTATCAATGCATATTCGGGTTTATATTCTGCGGATTTTCGTTCTGCTGAAAGGACTTTTTCGCTGATAACACATTCTATAGGCAGGTGCGGGCGGGGTTCTTCGTCAGGGCAGGTTGTGATTCAAACAGAAAATCCTGAACATTATGCCATAAAATACGCTGCTGAGTTTGATTACGAGAGTTTTTATAAGAATGAAGTAGAATTTAGAAAAGAGTTTTCCTGGCCGCCATTTTCTAAAATGATAAATATAACAATATCAGGTAAGAATGAAAACGATGTAATTTGTGAATCAGAAGCAATAGCGGATAAATTAGAAAAAATAAAAAATTTGGTAGTTTTAGGACCTGTTCCAAAAATAACTTCGTTCCTTGCCGGGAAATACAGGTGGCAGATTCTCCTTAAGTTTCAGGAAAGCGATTTTCCGGACATTAGTAGTCGTTTATTGGAATTAGACGAGTCTCATCACAAGAAAAAAGTAAATGTAGTTTTTGATATTGACCCACTTGAAACTGTGTAA
- a CDS encoding uracil-DNA glycosylase, producing the protein MTYFNKTIDMTKKYVEQLKADGIATVIASEKGENVKRTKKESNKSSNVDEGLKKLSAIVRTCKKCHLSASRKNAVFGEGNPKAELMFVGEGPGFDEDQKGRPFIGRAGKLLDEIITQPKSLGLKREDVFIANIVKCHPMIDPSHPDNRGNDRPPNPEEISTCIPYLEKQIELIKPKIICALGSVAAKTLIGMDIPIGKLRGKFYDYKGIKLIPTYHPAALLRNPNWKVETWEDIKKIKAELKKQKEL; encoded by the coding sequence ATGACTTATTTTAACAAAACGATTGATATGACAAAAAAGTATGTTGAGCAATTGAAAGCAGACGGAATTGCTACCGTAATTGCTTCAGAAAAGGGAGAAAATGTGAAAAGAACAAAAAAAGAATCTAACAAAAGTTCAAATGTTGATGAAGGATTAAAGAAACTTTCAGCTATAGTAAGAACCTGCAAAAAATGTCATCTTTCAGCATCAAGGAAAAACGCCGTATTTGGTGAGGGTAATCCTAAAGCGGAGCTTATGTTTGTCGGTGAAGGTCCCGGTTTTGACGAAGACCAGAAGGGAAGGCCGTTTATAGGACGTGCAGGAAAGCTTTTGGATGAAATAATTACTCAGCCGAAGTCACTAGGGTTAAAAAGAGAAGATGTTTTCATCGCTAATATTGTTAAATGTCACCCTATGATTGACCCGTCTCATCCCGATAACAGGGGTAATGACCGTCCTCCCAATCCTGAAGAAATAAGTACTTGCATTCCCTATCTTGAAAAACAGATTGAGCTGATTAAGCCAAAAATTATCTGTGCGCTTGGCAGTGTTGCTGCTAAAACGCTTATTGGTATGGATATTCCTATTGGTAAATTACGGGGTAAGTTTTACGATTATAAAGGAATTAAATTAATCCCGACCTACCACCCGGCCGCCTTATTAAGGAACCCAAACTGGAAAGTTGAAACCTGGGAAGATATTAAAAAGATAAAAGCAGAACTGAAAAAACAAAAAGAGTTATAG
- a CDS encoding phosphopantothenoylcysteine decarboxylase, with amino-acid sequence MKNKKVLITAGPTKEYIDPVRFISNDSSGKMGYFLAEEAKKRGAKTILISGPVNVKPPKGIKVVKVVSALQMFQQVKKYFKQCDIFISCAAVGDYRAEKISKNKIKKTGKPIKLNLIPNPDILLSVVQEHKNIRTQESFVIGFSLETENLEENARAKLKKKKLDMIIANGVNTINSAKTTGAIITQNGIDKFKNIPKNILAEKIFDKLENFKTLS; translated from the coding sequence ATGAAAAATAAGAAAGTTTTAATTACAGCAGGACCTACAAAGGAATATATTGACCCTGTCCGGTTTATTTCCAATGACTCATCCGGGAAAATGGGTTATTTTTTAGCTGAAGAAGCAAAAAAAAGAGGTGCAAAGACAATATTAATAAGCGGTCCTGTAAATGTAAAGCCGCCGAAAGGCATAAAAGTTGTAAAAGTAGTCTCGGCGTTACAAATGTTTCAACAGGTAAAAAAATATTTTAAGCAATGCGATATTTTTATTTCCTGTGCTGCAGTCGGCGATTACAGGGCTGAAAAAATTTCTAAAAACAAGATAAAAAAGACAGGTAAACCAATTAAATTGAATTTAATCCCTAATCCTGACATTCTATTATCAGTAGTGCAAGAACATAAGAACATTCGAACACAAGAATCATTTGTTATTGGTTTTTCTCTTGAGACTGAAAACCTGGAAGAGAACGCCCGTGCAAAGCTTAAAAAGAAGAAATTGGATATGATAATAGCGAATGGTGTTAATACAATTAACAGCGCTAAGACAACAGGTGCAATTATCACGCAAAACGGTATTGATAAATTTAAAAATATACCAAAAAATATTTTAGCGGAAAAAATATTTGATAAATTAGAAAATTTTAAGACTCTTTCTTAA
- a CDS encoding dienelactone hydrolase family protein, with the protein MSKIYPSGWSRVSKHTIKSIMPSPPILPSTKASEWPKIRKTIEERISESMGKVPAGICRKPEYKEIKRYEEYGLTHIVYKYRVIEDEWNEAVVLLPKGGEKVLPAHAVIAIHGNNMGGKYCLMDPKNYPESVYALELAERGYVVILPDQYSYSPEFKERDLYEVQNEFYKKYPEWTLDSRRLIEQQLSLDMLEKLGFSKGKNIGCFGHSLGGRAALILPAFDERVIATVSSAGITPNSLYLYKIVAPHPECNPRIIDYMKKNCGIPQWEYNELISLIAPKALLEIETYFDPCASPDVMNAFSCVYAAFPVYKLLGANDKLAIYVHGDGHITFKCTREMSWNFLDEYLKISK; encoded by the coding sequence ATGAGCAAGATTTATCCATCGGGTTGGAGTAGGGTAAGCAAGCATACGATAAAAAGTATAATGCCGTCACCTCCGATTCTTCCAAGTACAAAAGCAAGCGAGTGGCCTAAAATAAGAAAAACAATAGAAGAACGTATTTCAGAATCAATGGGAAAAGTTCCCGCGGGCATTTGTAGGAAACCGGAATATAAAGAAATAAAAAGATACGAAGAATACGGACTTACACATATAGTATATAAATACCGTGTTATAGAAGACGAGTGGAATGAAGCTGTTGTCTTGCTACCGAAAGGCGGGGAAAAAGTGCTTCCTGCACATGCTGTAATTGCCATTCATGGTAATAATATGGGTGGTAAATACTGCCTGATGGACCCTAAAAATTATCCGGAATCTGTATATGCTCTTGAACTTGCTGAAAGAGGATATGTGGTAATTTTACCTGACCAATATTCATATTCCCCTGAATTTAAAGAGAGAGATTTATATGAAGTACAGAATGAATTTTACAAAAAATACCCTGAGTGGACGTTAGATTCAAGACGTTTGATTGAACAGCAATTATCGCTGGATATGCTGGAAAAACTTGGTTTTAGTAAAGGTAAGAATATCGGCTGTTTCGGGCATTCTTTAGGTGGCAGAGCGGCTTTAATACTGCCGGCTTTTGATGAAAGGGTAATTGCAACTGTCAGTTCTGCCGGTATCACGCCAAACAGTCTCTATCTTTACAAAATTGTGGCCCCTCATCCCGAATGTAACCCGAGAATAATTGATTATATGAAAAAAAATTGCGGGATACCGCAATGGGAATATAACGAACTTATCTCACTTATTGCCCCGAAAGCATTATTAGAGATAGAGACATATTTTGATCCGTGCGCATCACCTGATGTAATGAATGCTTTCTCATGCGTCTATGCCGCTTTTCCTGTTTATAAACTGCTTGGTGCAAACGATAAACTGGCGATATATGTGCATGGTGACGGACATATAACGTTCAAGTGTACCCGCGAAATGTCCTGGAATTTTTTGGACGAGTATCTTAAGATTAGTAAATAA
- a CDS encoding flavoprotein: MSSLKNKNIIVGISGSIAAYKSCEIIRFLVKSEAAVLPVMTKNAAEFVTSLTIRTLSKNRVYDDMFSTLFDWDIEHVSIAKKADLFLIAPATANVIAKITAGIADDALTTLILSVKCPVVICPAMNSEMYKNQITQENISKLKKIGFYFIGPEKGELACGDEDIGRMSEPRQIISEIEKILKNR; encoded by the coding sequence ATGTCATCACTGAAGAATAAAAATATAATAGTAGGTATAAGCGGTTCAATTGCTGCGTATAAATCATGTGAAATTATACGGTTTTTGGTAAAATCAGAGGCTGCAGTGTTACCTGTTATGACTAAAAATGCTGCTGAGTTTGTTACATCTCTTACAATCCGGACACTTTCTAAAAACAGGGTTTATGATGATATGTTTTCAACTTTATTTGATTGGGATATTGAGCATGTTTCTATTGCAAAAAAAGCGGATTTGTTTTTAATTGCACCTGCGACAGCCAATGTAATTGCTAAAATTACTGCAGGTATAGCAGATGATGCACTGACAACTTTAATTCTTTCTGTAAAATGTCCTGTCGTGATTTGTCCGGCAATGAATTCTGAAATGTATAAAAATCAGATTACGCAGGAAAATATTTCAAAGCTTAAAAAAATCGGGTTTTATTTTATTGGTCCGGAAAAAGGTGAACTTGCCTGTGGTGATGAAGATATAGGTAGAATGTCAGAACCCCGACAAATCATTTCTGAGATAGAAAAAATCTTAAAAAACCGCTGA
- the gmk gene encoding guanylate kinase — protein MRDGIPIVISAPSGAGKTTLVNLILKDIKGLAFSVSSTTRPPSPKEKEGRDYFFISEKEFLKKKKAGKFIETALVHGHHYGTLKKQLDEKLKKGKDVILDIDVQGAMNIRKIYPQALLIFIVPPSTKVLSERLRERHRDSEKEIKKRLHNARKEMKYRKFYDYTVVNDSLKKAFSKLESIIKKERKLCHH, from the coding sequence ATGAGAGACGGGATTCCTATCGTAATATCAGCTCCTTCAGGTGCGGGCAAAACAACTTTGGTTAATCTTATTCTTAAGGATATTAAAGGACTTGCTTTTTCCGTTTCATCCACTACCCGTCCACCATCGCCAAAAGAGAAAGAAGGCAGAGATTATTTTTTTATATCAGAAAAAGAGTTTTTAAAGAAAAAAAAAGCGGGTAAGTTTATAGAGACAGCTCTCGTGCATGGTCATCACTACGGAACTCTCAAAAAACAACTTGACGAGAAGCTTAAAAAAGGTAAAGATGTTATACTTGATATTGATGTCCAGGGTGCGATGAACATAAGAAAGATATACCCGCAAGCACTTTTGATATTTATTGTACCACCGTCAACAAAAGTATTGTCTGAACGGCTCAGGGAACGGCACCGTGACAGTGAGAAAGAAATAAAAAAACGGCTTCATAACGCCAGGAAAGAAATGAAATACAGGAAGTTTTACGACTATACAGTTGTTAATGATTCGCTTAAAAAAGCATTTAGTAAGTTAGAAAGCATAATAAAAAAGGAGCGAAAGTTATGTCATCACTGA